GAGGTGATGCGCTGGCGCGTGCCCATCGACGACACCAGCACGATTCATTACACCGTTGAGTTTGCCAACGTCGTCGAAGGGAAGCCGACCGCGAAATTGATGCAGGACCGCTCGACTGAAGGTCCGCAAGAAACCACGCCGGGTAAATATCGTTGGGACGACAAGATCGGCTGGTTCGCGCGCGAAGATCAGGACCGCGCCGCACAGGAAAGCCAAGGCGCGATCTTCGACCGGACCACCGAACACTTGGTCACGACCGATACCGGTGTAATTCTTTTGCGGCGCTTATATAAGGAAGGTATCGAAGCGGTGAAACAGGGGCGCGATCCGCTCGGCGTGCTGCGCGATCCGGCGAAGAATGAGTTGATTCGTTTGCGGCCGCATGAAGATTTGCTCGATGGATGAAGGATAAGGGCGGATGGATGAAGTTTTTTAGAGCGATTGTCGTTGGACAAATTTTCTTCGCAGTGAATTTCGCGTTGCCATTGCCAGCGGCGGAGACGCTCAAGCAATTGGTTGAGGGAGCTAAGAAGGAATCGGAGCTGACCTTTATCGCCGGGGCGCAGACCTTTGGCGGTTTGAAAACCCTCAATCTGCTCGAAGCGGCGTTCAACAAACGATTCGGGCTCACAATGAAAATCCGCTTCGCCGCCGGGCCGGAGATGAATTCCATGGCCGCGCGGACGATCACCGAACTCAAAAGCGGCACCAAGCCGTCGAGCGATATTTATCACGGCTCGCAATCGCATGTGTCGCTGTTGCACAAAGAGAAAGCGCTGGAGCAAGTAAACTATTCGGCGATCTTTCCTTGGATCACTAAGCCGATGGAAATATTTCCCAATGAAGGAGTGCTGATTTTTACTTCGCTGCGCGGCATCATTTACAACTCGAAGATTATTCCCAAAGACAAAGCGCCGAAGAGTTATGAAGACTTGGTCGATCCCAAGCTGAGCGCGACCTGGGCGGGCAAGATGGCGATCCCGCCTTACGTGTCGTGGTTGGTCGAGCTGTCGATGGTTTGGAGTGAAGAGCGGGTAAAAGCTTTTACCAAGAAATTGGTCGCGCTGAGCGGCGGGCGACTGCGCTATAGTGAAGAGGAGCGAGTCGTCAGCGGCGAATTTCCCATCGCCGCCAACATGGGCGGTGCGACGGAGCAAATGTGGCAGTGGCAAGCCAAAGGCGCGCCGTTGGTCGCGGTGATGGGTTCGACGCCGGTGCTGCCGTCTTATTTTCAACTGGCGGTGCCGCGCAATTCGGCTCATCCCAATTTAGCCAAGCTCTTCGTCGGCTTCATGGCGTCGAAGGAAGCCCAAGCGATCTTGGAGAAGCAAGACTTTCGCACCTCGCATCTGGTTGAAGGCACGATCATGAACAAGTATTTGAAACAGAGTCGGGTGCAGTTGCAGGAGGCGCAGGATTCGATCAATTTCTACTTGCAGGGCGAGGATAGCGGCTTGGAGTTTAAAGAAGAGCTGACGAAGATGCTCAAACAGTAGCGGTCGACGACAAACGGCAAGGAATGCTTCGACAAGCTCAGCATGAACGGACAATTCTAAGTCTTTCACAAATTCGTTCCGTTCGTCCTGAGTTTGTCGAAGGATGGACGGAACGAATTTCAACACACAGGTAGAGGCAAGTGAAATGTTGACTAAAGAAGAAAACGAACTAATGACGCGCGTCGGGGTGGGAACGCCGGCGGGGGAGATGCTGCGGCGCTACTGGTGGCCGGTGGCGTTTTCGGATCAGGTGAAGCCCAAGGCCGCGCCGACCAAAGTCACGCTGCTCGCCGAGGATTTCGTGCTGTTTCGCGACGGCGCGGGGAAGTTGGGTTTGGTGGCGTTGCACTGTTCGCACCGTGGCACTTCTTTGGAATATGGCCGTGTCGAAGACAATGGGCTGCGTTGTTGCTATCACGGTTGGCTCTGGGATGTGCGCGGCAATTGTCTTGAGCAGCCAGCGGAGCCCGCCGATAGCACGTTCAAAGAGCGGGTGAAGCATCCGGCTTATTACGCGGAAGACTCCAGCGGTTTGATCTTCGCTTACGTCGGGCCGGCGCCGGCGCCGCTGTTGCCGCGTTACGATTTGTTGGTGCGCGCCGACGGCTGCCGCGTGGTCGGCGGTGGCGAAGAGTTTTGCAATTGGCTCCAGCGCGCGGAAAATTCCGCCGACGGTACCCATTCCATCGCGCTCCACGCCGCCGGTTATCCGAACATGGCGATGAAGCGACCGACGATCAAGTGGGAGCCGTCGCCCTGCGGTATCAAAGAGACCACTTGGGTCGAAGGCGTCACCAAGCCGCGCATCTCGCATTATATTTTCCCTTCGCATATTCGCCATTCCGCTGCTCGAATTGACGAGCAGCCGCGCCAAGTAATTCGCTTTCGCGTGCCCAAGGACGACTACACGACCCATACTTTTTACATCGACTTCTATCCGCACAAGGACGGCAAGCCGACGCGGCCCGAGCTGCTGCATGTGAGAAATTTTCGTAAAAGCGAACCGGGAGTTTACACGCGGGTGCAAGACGGCTGGTGGAATCTGCCCAATCGTGAGCAGGATCGCGTGGCCCAGGAGACCCAAGGCGTGATCGCCGATCGGACCAAGGAGCATCTGGCGACTTCCGATCAAGGAATTCTCATGCTGCGCAAGATGCTGCGCGAATCCATCGACGCCGTGGCCGAGGGCAAAGATCCCTTCGGCGTGATCCGCGACCCGAAAAACAATACGTCGATCACGTTCGATTCGAGCCGCGACGCGGTGGAAGCGCTTAACTGATTGAGGGAGCATTCATGATTCGTTGGCTGTTCATTCCGATTTTATTATTGAGCGCGCAGATTCAATTGGCCGATGCTCAGAAACTCGAACAGATCGTCGCCGAGGCCAAGAAGGAAGGCGAAGTGACGTTGGTCGCGAGCGCGTCGACTTTCGGCGGTAAGAAAGGTTTCGCCGATCTGGAAGCGCTGTTCGCCAAACGTTACGGCTTCAAGGGTAAACTCAACTTGGTTGGCGGGCCGAGCTTTCCGCAGATGGCGGCGCGGATTATCACCGAGCAGAAGGCCGGCACCAAGTCGTCCAGCGATTTGTATCTTGGCTCCGACGGCACTTACGTGACCATGCATCAAGACAAGGCGCTACTGAGCGTCAATTGGTCCGCGACGTTTCCGTGGGTCAGTAAGGCGATGGAAATATTCCCTCAGGAGTCGGTGCTGGTCTACGACTCGTTTCACGGTATTATCTACAACTCCAACGTCATACCGAAAGACAAGGCGCCGAAGAATTATGACGACTTGATCGATCCGGCATTGTCTCCGACTTGGGCCGGTAAGATGGCGATCCCGGCCTATATTCATTGGCTGATCCGGGTCTCGCCGTTTTGGGGCAAGGAAAAAGCTTTGAGTTTCGCGCGCAAACTTGCGCCGCTGATCGGCGGCAGGCTGCGTCAGGGTGAAGAGGAGCGCATTGTCAGCGGCGAGTTTCCGATCATGGCGAGTACCGGCGGACCGCTTGAAGCGATGTGGAAGTGGCAAGCCAAAGGCGCGCCTTTAGTTGGCTTGCCGGGATCGTCGCCGGCGAGCTGTTCTTATTATCAATTGGGCGTGCCGAAAAATTCCGTCCATCCGAACATGGCGAAATTATTCGTCGCGTTCATGGCCACCCGGGAAGCGCAAAGCGTGCTGGAGAAGCAGGATTATCGTAGCTCGCATTTAGTCGACGGCACCTTGATGGCGAAGTACGT
The genomic region above belongs to Deltaproteobacteria bacterium and contains:
- a CDS encoding extracellular solute-binding protein, coding for MKDKGGWMKFFRAIVVGQIFFAVNFALPLPAAETLKQLVEGAKKESELTFIAGAQTFGGLKTLNLLEAAFNKRFGLTMKIRFAAGPEMNSMAARTITELKSGTKPSSDIYHGSQSHVSLLHKEKALEQVNYSAIFPWITKPMEIFPNEGVLIFTSLRGIIYNSKIIPKDKAPKSYEDLVDPKLSATWAGKMAIPPYVSWLVELSMVWSEERVKAFTKKLVALSGGRLRYSEEERVVSGEFPIAANMGGATEQMWQWQAKGAPLVAVMGSTPVLPSYFQLAVPRNSAHPNLAKLFVGFMASKEAQAILEKQDFRTSHLVEGTIMNKYLKQSRVQLQEAQDSINFYLQGEDSGLEFKEELTKMLKQ
- a CDS encoding aromatic ring-hydroxylating dioxygenase subunit alpha yields the protein MDGTNFNTQVEASEMLTKEENELMTRVGVGTPAGEMLRRYWWPVAFSDQVKPKAAPTKVTLLAEDFVLFRDGAGKLGLVALHCSHRGTSLEYGRVEDNGLRCCYHGWLWDVRGNCLEQPAEPADSTFKERVKHPAYYAEDSSGLIFAYVGPAPAPLLPRYDLLVRADGCRVVGGGEEFCNWLQRAENSADGTHSIALHAAGYPNMAMKRPTIKWEPSPCGIKETTWVEGVTKPRISHYIFPSHIRHSAARIDEQPRQVIRFRVPKDDYTTHTFYIDFYPHKDGKPTRPELLHVRNFRKSEPGVYTRVQDGWWNLPNREQDRVAQETQGVIADRTKEHLATSDQGILMLRKMLRESIDAVAEGKDPFGVIRDPKNNTSITFDSSRDAVEALN
- a CDS encoding extracellular solute-binding protein, with the protein product MIRWLFIPILLLSAQIQLADAQKLEQIVAEAKKEGEVTLVASASTFGGKKGFADLEALFAKRYGFKGKLNLVGGPSFPQMAARIITEQKAGTKSSSDLYLGSDGTYVTMHQDKALLSVNWSATFPWVSKAMEIFPQESVLVYDSFHGIIYNSNVIPKDKAPKNYDDLIDPALSPTWAGKMAIPAYIHWLIRVSPFWGKEKALSFARKLAPLIGGRLRQGEEERIVSGEFPIMASTGGPLEAMWKWQAKGAPLVGLPGSSPASCSYYQLGVPKNSVHPNMAKLFVAFMATREAQSVLEKQDYRSSHLVDGTLMAKYVKDNKIKMQDPKQLNEVFQKEDTAFEEELNKILLK